A DNA window from Anastrepha obliqua isolate idAnaObli1 chromosome 5, idAnaObli1_1.0, whole genome shotgun sequence contains the following coding sequences:
- the LOC129248352 gene encoding uncharacterized protein LOC129248352 isoform X1, whose protein sequence is MANQTNTKVNYTFQGFKWSRNTTLLLISLIGKNYNQLQSGVKKFTFQQIAQEINEQLGTNLAFDQVESKWKGLRRTYKKVKESNTQLSWEFYNVVDEILQDDIEINPLVTATSEEAFVTGCETEFDFIEYSVEPERSLFQQSRERGPSNDEDRYSREMRVGSGDEDYPGRCSRRHRISYEDRSGRIGRMHRSSDEDRRYRQIRKRGYSDDGQSGYETRRLQGNRNRIENAEAARERRHQEKMKLARKFLALFEKMVEKM, encoded by the exons ATGGCAAACCAAACCAATACga AAGTTAATTACACTTTTCAAGGTTTCAAATGGTCCAGAAACACAACATTGTTGCTAATATCGTTAATAGGAAAAAATTACAATCAATTGCAAAGTGGAGTGAAAAAGTTCACGTTTCAACAAATCGCACAGGAAATTAACGAACAACTTGGAACCAACCTGGCATTTGATCAAGTCGAATCGAAATGGAAAGGACTAAGGCgaacatataaaaaagttaaagagtCAAACACACAATTGAGCTGGGAATTTTACAATGTTGTGGATGAAATTCTTCAAGATGATATAGAGATAAATCCACTAGTCACTGCAACGTCTGAAGAAGCCTTTGTTACTGGTTGCGAGACAGAGTTTGATTTCATTGAATACAGTGTGGAGCCAGAAAGATCATTATTTCAGCAAAGCCGTGAAAGAGGTCCGAGTAATGACGAAGACCGATATAGTAGGGAAATGCGAGTGGGGAGTGGCGACGAAGACTATCCTGGCAGATGCAGTCGGAGGCACCGCATTAGTTATGAAGACCGAAGTGGTAGGATAGGTCGAATGCATCGAAGTAGTGATGAAGATCGGAGATATAGACAAATTCGAAAACGGGGATATAGTGATGATGGCCAAAGTGGCTACGAAACTCGAAGACTCCAAGGAAATCGGAACAGAATCGAAAACGCTGAAGCTGCCAGAGAAAGGAGGCATCAAGAAAAGATGAAATTGGCCAGAAAGTTTTTAGCCCTTTTCGAGAAGAtggttgaaaaaatgtaa
- the LOC129248352 gene encoding uncharacterized protein LOC129248352 isoform X2 — protein MANQTNTINYTFQGFKWSRNTTLLLISLIGKNYNQLQSGVKKFTFQQIAQEINEQLGTNLAFDQVESKWKGLRRTYKKVKESNTQLSWEFYNVVDEILQDDIEINPLVTATSEEAFVTGCETEFDFIEYSVEPERSLFQQSRERGPSNDEDRYSREMRVGSGDEDYPGRCSRRHRISYEDRSGRIGRMHRSSDEDRRYRQIRKRGYSDDGQSGYETRRLQGNRNRIENAEAARERRHQEKMKLARKFLALFEKMVEKM, from the exons ATGGCAAACCAAACCAATACga TTAATTACACTTTTCAAGGTTTCAAATGGTCCAGAAACACAACATTGTTGCTAATATCGTTAATAGGAAAAAATTACAATCAATTGCAAAGTGGAGTGAAAAAGTTCACGTTTCAACAAATCGCACAGGAAATTAACGAACAACTTGGAACCAACCTGGCATTTGATCAAGTCGAATCGAAATGGAAAGGACTAAGGCgaacatataaaaaagttaaagagtCAAACACACAATTGAGCTGGGAATTTTACAATGTTGTGGATGAAATTCTTCAAGATGATATAGAGATAAATCCACTAGTCACTGCAACGTCTGAAGAAGCCTTTGTTACTGGTTGCGAGACAGAGTTTGATTTCATTGAATACAGTGTGGAGCCAGAAAGATCATTATTTCAGCAAAGCCGTGAAAGAGGTCCGAGTAATGACGAAGACCGATATAGTAGGGAAATGCGAGTGGGGAGTGGCGACGAAGACTATCCTGGCAGATGCAGTCGGAGGCACCGCATTAGTTATGAAGACCGAAGTGGTAGGATAGGTCGAATGCATCGAAGTAGTGATGAAGATCGGAGATATAGACAAATTCGAAAACGGGGATATAGTGATGATGGCCAAAGTGGCTACGAAACTCGAAGACTCCAAGGAAATCGGAACAGAATCGAAAACGCTGAAGCTGCCAGAGAAAGGAGGCATCAAGAAAAGATGAAATTGGCCAGAAAGTTTTTAGCCCTTTTCGAGAAGAtggttgaaaaaatgtaa
- the LOC129248352 gene encoding uncharacterized protein LOC129248352 isoform X3, with translation MANQTNTSFKWSRNTTLLLISLIGKNYNQLQSGVKKFTFQQIAQEINEQLGTNLAFDQVESKWKGLRRTYKKVKESNTQLSWEFYNVVDEILQDDIEINPLVTATSEEAFVTGCETEFDFIEYSVEPERSLFQQSRERGPSNDEDRYSREMRVGSGDEDYPGRCSRRHRISYEDRSGRIGRMHRSSDEDRRYRQIRKRGYSDDGQSGYETRRLQGNRNRIENAEAARERRHQEKMKLARKFLALFEKMVEKM, from the exons ATGGCAAACCAAACCAATACga GTTTCAAATGGTCCAGAAACACAACATTGTTGCTAATATCGTTAATAGGAAAAAATTACAATCAATTGCAAAGTGGAGTGAAAAAGTTCACGTTTCAACAAATCGCACAGGAAATTAACGAACAACTTGGAACCAACCTGGCATTTGATCAAGTCGAATCGAAATGGAAAGGACTAAGGCgaacatataaaaaagttaaagagtCAAACACACAATTGAGCTGGGAATTTTACAATGTTGTGGATGAAATTCTTCAAGATGATATAGAGATAAATCCACTAGTCACTGCAACGTCTGAAGAAGCCTTTGTTACTGGTTGCGAGACAGAGTTTGATTTCATTGAATACAGTGTGGAGCCAGAAAGATCATTATTTCAGCAAAGCCGTGAAAGAGGTCCGAGTAATGACGAAGACCGATATAGTAGGGAAATGCGAGTGGGGAGTGGCGACGAAGACTATCCTGGCAGATGCAGTCGGAGGCACCGCATTAGTTATGAAGACCGAAGTGGTAGGATAGGTCGAATGCATCGAAGTAGTGATGAAGATCGGAGATATAGACAAATTCGAAAACGGGGATATAGTGATGATGGCCAAAGTGGCTACGAAACTCGAAGACTCCAAGGAAATCGGAACAGAATCGAAAACGCTGAAGCTGCCAGAGAAAGGAGGCATCAAGAAAAGATGAAATTGGCCAGAAAGTTTTTAGCCCTTTTCGAGAAGAtggttgaaaaaatgtaa
- the LOC129248351 gene encoding putative nuclease HARBI1 — MEKLIILNEVFNFIFDDSDEGDSEDDIEVIERPCKTKKGEEVIPRQTRKIFKQHLRGQNDDSDPDEGLNRGERNQAFAENVVPRLPAKNFRQHFRLDPDVFELICKDIYPFLHKKYGKGRNPLKLDKQLMITLSYLGSKEGLRTIADRFDVSISTAWRIVSNVCDAFLKMNGEKKIIKWPTQEEAEKTAKHYYATYNLKGVIGCIDSCHFTIRAPIHSHNSYINKKGTHSVILQAVSNEKMEFVFFYAGECGSLDDASLLLKSGLEAKINSGNFKISEDQHLLGDSSYPLKPWLITPYRDSNGFRDEQIFFNTIHSECLDDIKRSFGVLKGRFRRLHYIDCLRTAATTKFIAACCILHNICLRNEDFPDEDVAIDIEENEKECYKEHDNTASSSSLKRDMLMNILHA, encoded by the exons ATGGAAAAacttattattttgaatgaagtatttaactttattttcgaTGACAGTGACGAGGGCGATAGCGAAGATGATATTGAAGTAATCGAAAGAccgtgtaaaacaaaaaaaggcgaAGAAGTAATACCGAGACAAACTAGAAAAATCTTTAAACAACACCTTCGCGGACAGAATGACGATAGTGATCCTGATGAGGGTCTAAACCGTGGGGAAAGAAATCAAGCCTTTGCGGAAAATGTAGTGCCTAGATTACCCGCAAAAAACTTCCGTCAACATTTTCGCTTAGACCCTGATGTTTTTGAACTGATTTGCAAGGATATTTATCCATTCTTGCATAAAAAATATGGCAAAGGAAGAAATCCTTTGAAACTCGACAAACAGCTCATGATAACACTGTCTTATTTAGGAAGTAAAGAAGGTTTGAG GACAATAGCAGATAGGTTTGACGTAAGCATTTCAACGGCGTGGAGGATTGTTTCCAACGTTTGCGACGCATTTCTAAAAATGAATGGGgagaagaaaataattaaatggcCAACTCAAGAAGAAGCTGAAAAAACTGCGAAGCATTATTACGCCACCTATAATTTGAAAG GCGTCATAGGGTGTATAGACAGTTGTCATTTCACGATCAGAGCACCGATCCATTCACACAACTCATATATCAATAAAAAGGGTACACATTCTGTTATCCTGCAAGCAGTATCGAacgaaaaaatggaatttgtatttttctacgCCGGTGAATGTGGTTCACTTGATGATGCTTCCCTTCTGTTAAAATCTGGGCTAGAGGCTAAAATCAATTCAG gtaattttaaaattagtgaAGATCAGCATTTACTAGGCGATTCCTCTTATCCACTGAAGCCTTGGTTAATCACTCCATATCGGGATAGTAACGGCTTTAGAGacgagcaaatatttttcaacacaaTTCATTCGGAGTGTCTTGACGACATAAAACGTTCATTCGGGGTGCTGAAAGGCAGATTTCGTCGCTTGCACTACATTGATTGCCTAAgaactgctgcaacaacaaaattcattGCCGCCTGTTGCATATTGCATAACATATGCCTGCGCAATGAAGACTTTCCCGATGAAGACGTTGCAATAGATATTgaggaaaatgaaaaagaatgcTACAAAGAACACGACAACACTGCATCATCTTCAAGTTTAAAACGAGACATGCTGATGAATATATTACATGCATAG